In Deinococcus psychrotolerans, the genomic window GCGCTGAGCGCCGAAATCTTTGAGCAGTCAGGAATTGCGGGCGGCTTGCCGTATCACGCCGCAGGGCGGGTTTGGATCGGTACAGGTGATCCGCTGTGTGCGCCCACAGAGCAAGCGGAGTTGCTGAGGGCATTCGTGGGGCAGGCGCGGCGATTGGGCAAGGTGGCGATTTTGCTGCCGGTCACGGCGCGGCTGGCGGCGGTGGCTGCGCCGCTGGGGTTCACGGCGGTCTGCCTTGGGGCCACGCCTTACCTGGAGTTGCAAAGCTGGTCGCCGGCGGGCAACAGCGGCAAAATGCTGCGCGACAACCTCAACGCGGCGCGGCGGCTGGGCATTCAGTTGGAGATCGCTCCCTTAGAAGGAACTGAACCGACGCCGGCTTTCCGCGCTGAGTGCGCCGCTCTGATGGGCAGTTGGCAAACCAGCCGGCGTGCCGGAACACTGCTGAGCTGGGTGTTTGAACTCGATCCGTTCGGGTGGTCGGCGGGCAAGCGTTACTTTCTGGCGCGGGACGCTGGCGGTCAAGCGGTGGTCTTCTTGTCGGCCAGTCCGCTGCCGGCGCGGGGCGGCTGGTATCTGGAAGACTTCATTCGTCACCCCAATACGCCCAGCGGCGCGGCGGCGGCCCTGGCGGCTTACGCGCTGGCTCACCTCACAGAAAGTGGCGCGTCCCTCGCCACGCTGGGAGCTGTGCCGCTGTGCTTACCGCGCCGCCCGGAACCGCAGGCCGCTTCCTCCGCCACCTTGGAAGCGCTGCTCTACGCCGCCCGCCCGCTGCTGTCGCGCTGGTATAACTTCGACGGCCTGCGCCAATTCAAAAACCAGTTCCGGCCCAGCTTCTGGGAAAATGAATATCTGCTGTTGCCCAGCAAATCAGCCCTGCCCAGCGCGGCGCTCGGCTTGCTGCGGGCCACTTTGCCGGGCGGGCTGAGAACTCTGGGATAAGCGGCCCTAGCCCCGCGTTCATAAATGACTGCTCTAGAGCTTGCCCACCGCCACATTCGTCAAGTCAAATTCCGACTTCGGGTACTGCGGATTCATATCTTCGAGCGTTTCGAGCAGCAGTTGCGAGATGACCCGGTTGCGGTACCATTTCTGGTCGGCGGGAATGACGTACCACGGCGCGTCGTCCGTACTCGTGGCGCTCAGGGCGTCCTCGTAGGCGGCGGTGTAGTCGTCCCACAGCGCCCGCTCTTTGAGGTCGCCGGGGTTAAATTTCCAGTTCTTGCTGGGATCGTCCAAACGGGCCTGTAGCCGCTGACGCTGCTCTTCGGGGCTGATGTGCAGGTACAGCTTGAGGATGCGGGTGCCCCGGCTGATGAGCAGTTCTTCAAAATGCCGGATATGCTCGAAGCGCTGCTGGGCGGTTTTATCGTCGATGAGCTTGTGAACCCGCGTCACCAACACGTCTTCGTAGTGCGAGCGGTTGAACACGGCGATCATGCCGGCGGAAGGCGTGTGCGGGTGAATGCGCCACAAAAAGTCGTGCTTGAGGTCTTCTTCGTTGGGTACCTTGAAACTGGTGACGATGATGCCCTGCGGATTGACCGGCTCAAACACATGCTTGACGGTGCCGTCTTTGCCGCCTGCGTCCCGCGCTTGCAGCACCACCAAGAGGCTTTGCTGGCTCTCGGCATACAAGCGGTCTTGCAGGCCGGTGAGCTGTGCGCCGATGTCGGCTGTTTCCTGCTCGATTTTGCCCCGGTCCAGTTTCTTGGTTTCGTCGGTCGGCAAGTCGCTGAGCTTGAGTTTTTTGCCGTCTACCCGGTAGCGTGAAATATCCATGCCAGATGCTAGGCCAAGAACGCGGTGCATGGCACCAAGCCGCAAGAAAAAGCGAAGGCGCTCCCCTGCCTTCTGACTGACGCTACTCCCTGACCGACCAACCGAGTTGGCGCATGGCGTCGAGTTCTTCCAGCTCGCGCAGGGTGCTCAGCGTGTCGCCGCCGCGCCCATGAATGCCGCAGCCGCCGATGTTGGCACGCGGAATGCACATCACCTCCAGGCTCCGGCTGAGGCCGCCGCTGATGAGCTTGACATTTTTCAGCACGATCACTTCGCCGAGCTGCGGCAGAGCTTCCACCACCCGCAACGCTTCCTCGCCGCCCAGCAGTTCGCCTTCGATCAGCACCCCCTGAACGAGCAAGGTGACTTTGGCCCCCGTTTTGGTCATGGGAAAAGTTTAGCGGAAGATAATTTTATTCAGCTCCGCGCAGGCAGTGTTGGGCGCTTGCTGAGGGTTTTGCAGAAACTGGGTGACGATGCCGTAGCCGCACGCTGTGGTCAGGCCGGAACCGTGCGCCGCGCCGCTGATCACTACCGAATATGACCGCGTGAACTTGGCTGAAGCGGCGGGCAACCACTCGGGCGGCGTCACCGGGTCGAACTCGCCGGCCAGCAGCAAAATCGGCACATTGGAAGTGACCGCTTCGTTTTCCAACGCGGCGGGCACGGTCAGCTTCCACTTCTGGCAGATGGTGAAGAGGTCTGGGCTGGCGAGTCCAGGTGCCAGGCTCAGCGCTTTGGCAAATTCCGGCGCGGCATTGAGGCCTGCACGCAACTGGGCGGGCGAGCTGTAAGCCACCTCGTCGCGGCATACATTACTGTAAAAGGCTCCCCGCGTTAAGCTGCCGTTTTTGGCCCTGTCCTCTGCAAGTTTGACGGCCAACGATGCCTTGATGGTTCCGGCGTCGCCGTTCTTGGCTGCCACGATCAGACTGGGGATTTCGCTGAGGCCCTGCGGAAAATACATCGAACTCAGTATCAGACCTTGCAGAGCAAAGCTTTCCAACTCGCCGCCGCCTTTCATCTTGATCATCAGCGGCTTGGCGTCAAGCTGCTTGAGAGCGGCGCGGTAGGTGGCTTCAAGGTTGGGATATTTGGTGTTGCAGTCCGCGTCCAGCGCACACGCATTCAGCACCCGTTCGAAGGCGGTTTGAACCGCCAGCGGCGTCTGGGCGATCAGGTCAAGGGTCGGCGGAATCACGCTATCTAAGATGACGGCCCGCAGATGGCCCGGGGCGCGGCGCAGCAGTTCCTGGGCCAGCCGGGTTCCGTAGGACAAGCCGTAGACATTGATCTGATCGTAACCCAGTGCCCGCCGCACCCAGTCAATATCTAAAGCCGCTTGAGCGGTGTTGAAGTTTTCAAGGGCTACCCCATCAGCGCGGAGTTTCTGGCCGCAGCTCACCGCTCCGGCCAGAGACAGCGGCGAAACCTGAGCCGATTTGAGGTCATCTCGCTTACTCAGGGCGTCGAGCTGCGGGCAATTCAGCGTGGGGCGGCTGCGGCCCACGCCGCGCTGGTCGATGCCCACCACATCACGGTTTTTGAAAGCGGCACCGAGGGCAGGTACCGAATCGCTGCTCGAACCACCCGGGCCACCTTCCAGATAAAACAGTGGATCGGGAACAGCTTTGAGCGTTGTCCCACTCACGTTGGCCCGGCTCACCGCCACGAACAGCTCGATCTGTTTTCCGCGTGGCTGAGCGTGGTCGAGCGGCACCTTGACATACCCGCAGCGGTCGGCAGGCAACGCCGCGCTGCACGGCACTTCCCGGAAGGTGGGCTTACCGGGAGGCGCACCCGCACCGCCTGCCAAGGCTGAAGAGATCAGGGCCAGCGCCAAATTCGTCGTGATCAGGCGAACAATCATGCTCGGACTGTAGCAAGCGGGAAGTTGGGCAGGTGTCATGGATTCTGGAGTGCTCATTTATAGCCATTCCAAGGAGAGTTTGTTGACCATGCGTCTACGCTGAGTGGCCCCGTCTCAAGAAGCTGCCAAGTCATTACCGCTCGGCGGGCAGTTGGCAGAGTAAGGGGCAGTTCTGGCAGCGGATAAAAAATATTTAACAAACTTTTGACATCCAAAGTTCTACACTCACCAACATGACGAATCTTGCGCTGCCCAGTCGGAGTCGTGTTGTCCGCCGCCTGCTCCTGAGTGCTTTGCTCACCTTGCCGGCGGCCTCGGCCCAGACGCTGATTCTCAACGGCAAGGTGTCGAACGAAAAGACTGTGGTGGTAGGCGGCAAGGTTTACGTGCCGCTGAGCGCTCTGCCCAGCCTCGGCGTTCAGGTCAGCAGTGGCAGCGGCGTCACCAGTTTGACGGGTGGCAAAGCGGTGGCCACTGCGCCCAGCACCAGCACGCCAGCCGCCAACAACGGTTCGGGGGGCGTCAACCAGAAAGCCAGTGTGTCGGGCTGCATCAATGAATGGCTCTTCAATGGTGTGTGGCGGATGCGCGTCACCAAAGTCATGCCTATTAAGGACGAGGCTGGGTACAACTATGGAAGCGGCTGGGGTATTGCGGTGGAGATCAGAAACGGTACTGCTCAGACGATTAGGCTGGCTGATACTGGCATTGTTTATAACGGAGCCATGAATCTGGCCTTCTCGGATGGCGACAGCTGGGCCAAAGATACACGCGAGGGCTGGCAAGATAAAACCTACGCCAAGTTGCCTCAAGGTGCAGGCTTTCTCTATACCTTCCGCATGTACCCGGAAGCCAAAATGGCGGACGCCGACGTGCTGGCCAAACCGCCGCAAAAGTTCTTGTTGGAAAACCTGAAAAAGATAGACTCGGATTTGAAGAATGTCGGCTTTACTGTGCCTGACCCCAGCTTCCGAGTGGATCTGACGTGCAAGAAATGAGCACTTAAAACGGGGTGAGCGGTAGAGAGATCGCACCTGACCTGTTTCGATGACACCGCACGTAAAGCGGTTTTTTTGGAAGTTGAACTGATCGGTGGCACGGTTCTTGATGAATGAAAGACGGTTGGTCTAACAAGAAGTGCCCCCAGCCATATTCGGCTGGGGGCACTTCTGATTGTTTCGTTTACTTCCGCATATTGGGTTCGAGAATCTTCTTGCGCAGTCGGATGCTCTTGGGCGTGATTTCCACCAGTTCGTCGTCGCCGATGTACTCGAGGGCGTCTTCGAGCGTCAGCTTCTTGATGGGCGTCAGGCTGAGCGCGTCGTCCGCGCCGCTGGAGCGCACGTTGGTCAGCTTCTTGTTCTTGGTGACGTTGACGTCCATGTCTTTCTCACGGGCGTTTTCACCGACGATCATGCCGATAT contains:
- a CDS encoding polyphosphate kinase 2 family protein; translation: MDISRYRVDGKKLKLSDLPTDETKKLDRGKIEQETADIGAQLTGLQDRLYAESQQSLLVVLQARDAGGKDGTVKHVFEPVNPQGIIVTSFKVPNEEDLKHDFLWRIHPHTPSAGMIAVFNRSHYEDVLVTRVHKLIDDKTAQQRFEHIRHFEELLISRGTRILKLYLHISPEEQRQRLQARLDDPSKNWKFNPGDLKERALWDDYTAAYEDALSATSTDDAPWYVIPADQKWYRNRVISQLLLETLEDMNPQYPKSEFDLTNVAVGKL
- a CDS encoding alpha/beta fold hydrolase is translated as MIVRLITTNLALALISSALAGGAGAPPGKPTFREVPCSAALPADRCGYVKVPLDHAQPRGKQIELFVAVSRANVSGTTLKAVPDPLFYLEGGPGGSSSDSVPALGAAFKNRDVVGIDQRGVGRSRPTLNCPQLDALSKRDDLKSAQVSPLSLAGAVSCGQKLRADGVALENFNTAQAALDIDWVRRALGYDQINVYGLSYGTRLAQELLRRAPGHLRAVILDSVIPPTLDLIAQTPLAVQTAFERVLNACALDADCNTKYPNLEATYRAALKQLDAKPLMIKMKGGGELESFALQGLILSSMYFPQGLSEIPSLIVAAKNGDAGTIKASLAVKLAEDRAKNGSLTRGAFYSNVCRDEVAYSSPAQLRAGLNAAPEFAKALSLAPGLASPDLFTICQKWKLTVPAALENEAVTSNVPILLLAGEFDPVTPPEWLPAASAKFTRSYSVVISGAAHGSGLTTACGYGIVTQFLQNPQQAPNTACAELNKIIFR
- a CDS encoding phosphatidylglycerol lysyltransferase domain-containing protein, whose translation is MLTRFRQPQSQVLPPAPTLQKRPAYTAPNAEVRWQWHQQFGYNPSSLGALSAEIFEQSGIAGGLPYHAAGRVWIGTGDPLCAPTEQAELLRAFVGQARRLGKVAILLPVTARLAAVAAPLGFTAVCLGATPYLELQSWSPAGNSGKMLRDNLNAARRLGIQLEIAPLEGTEPTPAFRAECAALMGSWQTSRRAGTLLSWVFELDPFGWSAGKRYFLARDAGGQAVVFLSASPLPARGGWYLEDFIRHPNTPSGAAAALAAYALAHLTESGASLATLGAVPLCLPRRPEPQAASSATLEALLYAARPLLSRWYNFDGLRQFKNQFRPSFWENEYLLLPSKSALPSAALGLLRATLPGGLRTLG